One window of Anaerolineales bacterium genomic DNA carries:
- a CDS encoding peptide ABC transporter ATP-binding protein, giving the protein MNNGTTPHKILEVIDLKTRFHIAEGTVHAVNGVSFHLNEGETIGVVGESGCGKSVTMMSIMGLIPIPPGEIASGQALFQGKDLIKLEESQMEEIRGRDIAMVFQDPMTAFNPVLSIGRQLSEPLRIHLGLEKEKNQQRCVELLEMVGIPEPANRLKDFPHQFSGGMRQRAMIAMALSCNPSILIADEPTTALDVTIQAQIVELVQSIRTAMNMSVIWITHDLGVVAEIAERVIVMYSGFIVEEALVDHLYEDARHPYTHALLAALPRVDLRREKRLHSIPGAPPNLLVEPKGCPFAPRCDHTFDRCLQEMPPLIHVAADNHQAACWMDLTTGKPR; this is encoded by the coding sequence ATGAACAATGGAACGACTCCGCATAAGATCCTGGAAGTCATTGACCTGAAGACCCGTTTTCACATTGCTGAAGGCACTGTACATGCTGTAAATGGGGTATCTTTCCACTTGAATGAGGGTGAGACGATCGGCGTCGTAGGCGAAAGCGGTTGCGGTAAATCTGTGACGATGATGTCTATCATGGGCCTGATCCCCATCCCTCCGGGTGAGATTGCCAGTGGCCAGGCATTATTTCAGGGGAAGGATCTGATTAAATTAGAAGAATCACAAATGGAAGAGATACGTGGCAGGGATATTGCCATGGTATTCCAGGACCCGATGACAGCGTTCAATCCAGTACTTAGTATTGGTCGACAGCTAAGCGAGCCACTGCGTATCCACCTTGGCTTGGAAAAAGAAAAAAACCAACAGCGTTGTGTTGAACTGCTAGAAATGGTTGGAATTCCTGAACCAGCCAACCGTTTAAAAGATTTTCCACACCAGTTCTCAGGGGGAATGCGGCAACGGGCAATGATCGCCATGGCACTTTCCTGTAATCCTAGCATCCTGATCGCAGATGAACCTACCACAGCTCTCGATGTGACCATCCAGGCGCAGATTGTCGAGCTGGTGCAGTCTATCCGAACAGCAATGAACATGTCTGTGATCTGGATCACGCATGACCTGGGTGTGGTCGCTGAAATTGCAGAACGCGTGATCGTCATGTATTCCGGCTTCATCGTCGAAGAAGCCCTGGTCGATCACCTGTACGAAGATGCAAGACACCCATATACTCATGCTCTATTAGCAGCTTTGCCCAGGGTAGACCTTCGTCGGGAAAAACGCTTACACTCAATTCCTGGTGCGCCACCCAACCTGCTGGTTGAACCCAAAGGGTGCCCATTTGCACCACGCTGTGATCATACCTTTGATCGTTGTCTTCAAGAAATGCCTCCATTAATCCATGTTGCTGCAGATAATCACCAGGCTGCCTGCTGGATGGATTTGACTACTGGTAAACCCCGTTAA